The sequence below is a genomic window from candidate division WOR-3 bacterium.
CGGAGCCCGCCGGTAGGTGGCTCTTGGCCGGGCAGAAACTCGATCCCTAAGCTCCCACTTTCACACCGAGCCGAACTGAACTCCAAGCTCCCCCCATGCACGCTACTGTCTTTCGAATCTAAGCCCGTTGCAGACCTATTGACAATACAGGGGCGGTCGGACCGTCAGCCAGCGACCTAGAACTTGTCCTTCCGGTGAAGGAAACATACGGTTATCGAGAACCCGGGTACGACACTGTTCCGGTCGCTCTGCGTCATTACGAACCGACAGACCGACCAGACCGGCGCGGCACACTACGACGCAGCGCCAAAAGGAATCGCCGGAGCCGAACAACGGTGCTCCGGCGATTTACTCTACTGCCGACCAGACTAATTTACGACGACAGTGTCTCTGATGTCAAAAGCCGTTCCATCCCAGGTTCCCTGAAATCGCAGGATGTGGTTACCGGTCGGCATCGGAAGGCCGCCCATGTTCCAGCCGTCAGAATTGTAAACCACACCTGCGGTCTTTGCTCCGGGCTGCCTGTTGTCTTCATATTCGACGCCGGGCTCGTCAGGGAAAACGACCGAAAACCGGGTTAGTGTCAGGTCGTAGTTGAACTGGTAGGTGAAATTCGTGACTGCTCCTCCCTGGGTGCGCGAACCGCTGGTGTTCACCTTCAGTTCCTTGTAGATGAGCATGACGATCTCGCCGACGTCGGTCGTCTTGCCCTTAGTCACCGTGACCTGAGTTCCGCCGTAACCGGGCCGGTAGGTACCGCCGTGGACCCCGACGATGTCCTTGTCACTGAGCACGCCGTCAAGGTTCAAGTCCTTCCAGGCCAGGATGTAGTAGTACCCCTCAATGACGTCGGTAAACTCGAACGGCGAGTTGACCGTGGTATTCTGCTTTGAGGCCACTTCCTTTACCGGCGTGCCAGTGAGGTCGGACTTCTCAAACAGTTGGACCCTGCAATTCTGCACATCGCCCGACTGGCCGGTCTGCAGAATCAACCTTCCTACCAGTTTAGTTGGCTTAGTGCAGCCTCCTACGAATGGCACGATCACTACAAGCAACACGGCCGCTGCAATCCATCTGCGCATGGCGCCTCCTTTGTTTGTTATTTTGTCCAAGATACCGGCTTCGGAGTCCGAGCCGATCGGCCGGGACTCGGTTCGACGCTCGGCAGCTTGCGCGGCTATTGTAGCAGCCTACCTGAGTCCGTCAAGCAGTGCTGCGTGGGAGTCTGTCCGCAGAAGTGCGGAACCTGAGTTCCGGTCTGCACGACTAAGGAGCAGAACAGAAGCAACGGGGCGGCCGTAGGCCGCCCCGGAAGCAGTCTGAGAACCCTACCAGCGATCAGCGGAGTTGCGGTTGCCACCGCGCTGACCGCCACGTCCGCCCTCAGTGCGGGGACGGGCTTCATTGACGGTCAGAGGCCGGTTCTCGAGGTTGTAACCGTTAAGTGCGGCGATGGCGGCGGCAGCTTCTGCGTCCGATGCCATCTCGACAAACGCGAACCCTCGGGAACGGTCGGTGAACTTGTCGCGAACGATGTCTACCGAGGTGACTTCACCATGCTGAGCGAACAGGTCGCGCAACTGGTCCTCGGTCGCGCTGAAGGGAAGATTCCCCACGAACACGCGCTTTGCCATCCTTACATACCTCCGGTCAGTGCCTAGCTTGAGATTCGTTCCAGGGACTACGGTTCAGCCACGCGGTGGCTGCCTCCGCTGCGCTCCGATTCGGGCTGGCAACGCTCACGGACTCATAGACTCCGAACTACCTACAAGCTTTTCCTTCGGGCCTCGAACACCTCGCGGCCGTTCGCCTGGCCCCGGGCAAACGGCGAGAAATCATAGTAACCAGGACCGCCTCGTCAAGAAAAATGTAGCTGACCGGTTCGGAAGTGCAGACTTTGCCGCAACTGGAAGACTGCCACTTTCTAGGCAAACTGCCTTTCTATGAACGTCAAGGCAGTGTGCCTACACTCGACGATGATGAACTGCTGTCTCTGCAGCTATCACGCAAGATGCGAAGACGTAGGGGAATACCCGGGCTGCCCCCAGTGCGAAACGACCGGCTTGACCGGGGCCTCCATTGTCTTATGCTAATGTCTCGGACTGTGCCAATGACTTTGGACAAAACCCCGGTAACCAGCATCGCATGAATTTCGTCCTTCTGGCTTCGGCTGCGGTGTTCGCCCTTGCATTTCTCGTCACGCTCGCGGTCATGGTCAGCCGCAGCCGCCGTACACCAGCCGATACCCAGAGTCTTGCCCTGCTCCAGCAGCAATTCGAAGCCCTTCGTCGAGAAACCCGCGATTCACTGAACCAGAGTGCAGTCCAGCTCAATCAGCACCTTGAGGCACTCGACCGCCGACTGGAGGCAACTACCGGACTTATCGGCCAGCGGCTCGATAGTGCGGTCGGCATCGTGACCAAGGTGTCGGCCGGACTGGGTGAACTGTCCCAAGCATCAAAGCAGATTCTGGACGTCGGCAAGGACATCGCCTCATTACAGGAAATCCTGCGTGCGCCCAAGCTTCGCGGCGAAATCGGCGAGCTATTTCTTGAGGACCTCCTGCGCCAAGTCGTCCCAAATCACTACCAGACTCAGTACAAGTTCCGGTCCGGTGAGAAGGTTGATGCCGTGGTCCGGCTTGGCGGCAAACTCATTCCGATTGACTCGAAGTTCCCGCTGGAGAACTTCAAGCGCATGCTGGCTGCGGCTACGGAATCCGAACGCAGGACTGCCCGGCGACAGTTCGCCGCTGACGTGCGCAAGCACGTGGACACCATCGCGGCAAAGTACATTAGGCCGGACGAGGGCACCTTTGACTTTGCCCTGATGTACATCCTGGCCGAGAATGTGTATTACGAGACAGTCATCCGGCCAGATCCGGACGAGGACAGCATCGGTGCGTACGCGGTAGCGCACCGGGTCGTGCCGGTATCGCCCAATACGCTATATGCCAACCTTCAAACCATCGTGCTGGGCCTGCGCGGATTCCAGATTGAGAAACGGGCCGAGGAAATCCTTAGCCACCTCGGTCGTCTTGAGCAGGATTTTGGCCGATTCCGGACCGAATTCGAAGTACTTGGCAAGCACTTGAAGGATGCGCACAGCCGCTACGACGACGCAGCCCGGCGGCTATCTGCGTTCGGAGAGAAACTGGCCATCAGAGTTGAAACCGACCAGACCGCGTTGCCGGTCGAAGAACGAGTAGTAGACCGGAGACATAAGGATACTACGGAGCAAGATCGAACAGATTGAACCACTGCGACATGAACCGCTCAGAACCGGATCTAGTCAGAAGCCAAGAACTGTGCTGCAGGAGGTAGCATGAAAGCACTCTGCGTCATTGCTTGTCTCGGCATGGTGGCAGGCACCGCGACCGCCCAGAACTGGCAGCAACTCGGCCCCACAGGTGCGACCGTCGCCGCCATGGCCACGGTCCGTAACTTCCCAGACGACGTATTCCTTGTTACCGAAGGCCAGCCGGCACGTATTTACTACACCTCGAACCGCGGTACGAACTGGACTGTGCGCGACACAATTCATGACCGGATTCACGCAATCGCGTCCGACCCGAACCGGTCCCTTACCCTGTACTGCGGCGGCAAGTCGGGCAAGGTGTACCGCACAACCGACTACGGCTATTCCTGGCGCGTACGCGGCTCCCTGGGCGCTGATGCCTGCATCACTCGACTGGCCGTTGTACCGGGCAACTCGGCCACGCTCTGGGCCGCGGCAACACTGATGCTCGGCGATTCGGCCGCCATCGGTGTATTCCGTTCAAACGACTCGGGCGCGACCTGGACCAGATTTCTCCTCGGTACAGGATTCGAGGCAGCGGCAACCCTGCTCGTACTTGACCCGGCCCGGCCCCAACGAGTCTTCTGCGGCGGCACGGTAAACAACACCCCACAACTTTATGCCACCGGCAACTCTGGCGGTAGCTGGTCCAGCATTTCTTCCGGTCTTGGCGGCAGCACGGCGTTCGGCCTTGCAGTCAGCCCAGTAGACAGCGCAGTGCTCGTAACCGGCACCGATGCCGGCATCTACCGTTCGACCAACTCGGGTCAGTCCTGGGCCCTGCGCAAACCGGTCCCGGCCTGGTCCGTCGTGTTCGCACCAGCCTCACCCCACTACGGCTACGCCGGCTCGGACAACCTTGTTTTCCGGTCCAATGATAACGGCCTCAACTGGACTGCGGAGACAACTGATTTCTCTGGCACCCTGACCCGCTGGCTAGAGCCGAATCCCAGCCTACCACTTGAGCTGTATGCGGCCAGCGGTGCCGGCGTGTTTCATACCACAAACGGCGGCTATGTCTGGACCAGGATAGCGTCTAACCTTGCGTGCGTCACCGTACCCTTCCTGTACTATCCCCCGGCGGCCAGTGAGACGATGTACACCTGTCCGCCTGGCTGGGGTATCCTACGAAGTCGTGACCGCGGCTTGACCTGGGAGACGACGCTTGGTCTGTTCCCGGCTAGCGGCATGACGACCGGCCTAGCCATCAACCCACGTTCGCCCGACACTGTTGTCGCCGTCACCGGATTCGACTCGAATCTGCATCTCACGACTGACCGCGGGGATTCCTGGGTTTGCTTCCGCATGGCAGAAAACTTCCGGGCCCGCGGTGTGTGCTATCACCCATTCGGTCCGGACACGCTGTATGCTTGGGGTTCAAGGCGAGTTTCCTCTTCCGATCCAGAACAGTTCAGCATATTGAAGTCCACATCCGCAGGAAAGACTTGGTTCTCCCTGCTAAGCCGGGGTCCGCGCGGGACCTGCGTTGGATTTCAGTTTACTGGTTCGGGCGAAACTCTCTATGCCTGGGGCACGGAGAACAACGCCGCAGCCCTGTACCGCAGCTCTACTCATGGCAACACTTGGGGCCGACTGGATTTCGGAGTTTCGGGCACGCTCATGCGTGATTTCGCCCTGAGTCCGGCTGACACTAACTGCTTCTTCTGCGCAACCGACGCTGGTGTTTTTCGCAGTCTAAACCGGGGCGCGGGCTGGGTGAACTTGGGGCTCGGTCACGTGTCTGCGGTCCTTCCCGGCTCCAATAACATAGACCAAGTGTTCGCCGGCACTGACACCCAAGGTCTATTCTTTACCACCAACCACGGCTTGACTTGGCAACGCGACACGATCGGTTTTTCGAGCCGGACTGTCCTCCTGCTTGAGCGACGCCCCGACGACACCGGTGCTGTCTACTGTGCCGCGGCGGGCTCAAGCCTGCTGGGACGAGGTATCATCGGCATTACCGAACCGGAGACAGAACGACACACGACGAACAACGAACTCACTGTCCAACCTTCTGTGGTACGGACTCGGGCACAAATCGTACTTGCTCCTGGCAAGCAACGCACCCTGGTGGAACTGTACCGAACCAACGGTACTATTGTCCAGAAGATAGCCGACGTCTGCCCCACTCCGGCCCGGTTGATTTGGAGTCGGCCCGAAGAACTTGCCGATGGCGTTTACCTGCTTGTCTGCCAGTCCGGTTCGACTCGCAGCACAAG
It includes:
- a CDS encoding RNA-binding protein; amino-acid sequence: MAKRVFVGNLPFSATEDQLRDLFAQHGEVTSVDIVRDKFTDRSRGFAFVEMASDAEAAAAIAALNGYNLENRPLTVNEARPRTEGGRGGQRGGNRNSADRW
- a CDS encoding DNA recombination protein RmuC, producing the protein MNFVLLASAAVFALAFLVTLAVMVSRSRRTPADTQSLALLQQQFEALRRETRDSLNQSAVQLNQHLEALDRRLEATTGLIGQRLDSAVGIVTKVSAGLGELSQASKQILDVGKDIASLQEILRAPKLRGEIGELFLEDLLRQVVPNHYQTQYKFRSGEKVDAVVRLGGKLIPIDSKFPLENFKRMLAAATESERRTARRQFAADVRKHVDTIAAKYIRPDEGTFDFALMYILAENVYYETVIRPDPDEDSIGAYAVAHRVVPVSPNTLYANLQTIVLGLRGFQIEKRAEEILSHLGRLEQDFGRFRTEFEVLGKHLKDAHSRYDDAARRLSAFGEKLAIRVETDQTALPVEERVVDRRHKDTTEQDRTD